Within the Sulfitobacter sp. JL08 genome, the region GCTTGATGATGTCAAGGCGCGCGGCAAGCTGAATTGCGGCGTAACAACCGGTGTTCCCGGTTTCGCAGAGCCGGATGCAAATGGTGTTTGGCAGGGCTTTGACGTTGCGGTATGCCGCGCTGTTGCAGCCGCTGTTCTTGGGGATTCAACAGCCGTTGAATTCGTTCCGACAACCGGCAAGACACGTTTTACGGCTTTGGCGTCGGGTGAAATCGACATGCTGGCCCGTAACACCACATGGACATTCAGCCGCGATGTTGACCTGAAGTTCGATTTCGTAGGTGTAAACTACTACGATGGTCAGGGCTTTATGGTTCCCAAGGCGCTTGGCGTTTCGTCGGCCAAGGATCTGGACGGTGCAACTGTCTGTATCCAGACCGGTACAACGACCGAACTGAACCTGGCCGATTTCTTCCGTGCCAACAACATCAACTACGAGCCTGTTCCGATTGAAACAGGTGCCGAAGCGGTACAGCAGTATCTGGCCGGTGCATGTGATGTTTACACAACTGACGCCTCCGCTCTGGCGGCGCAGCGTGCAAACTTTGCAACCCCTGCAGATCACGCGCTGCTGCCCGAAATCATCTCGAAGGAGCCGCTGGGCCCGCTGGTCCGCCACGGCGACAACGAATGGGGTGATCTGGTTCGCTGGACACTGAACGCGCTGATCACAGCCGAAGAACTGGGTGTGACATCGGTGAACGCCGAAGAAATGACAACCGGTTCAAGCAACCCCGAAGTCAAGCGTCTGCTGGGCTCCGAAGGAACGCTGGGTGAAATGCTGGGTCTTGACGCAGACTGGTCCAAGCGGGCCATCATGGCTGGCGGCAACTACGGCGAAATCTTTGCCCGTAACATCGGCGAAGAAACACCAATCGGTCTGGCGCGTGGTTTGAACGCACAATGGACCGAAGGCGGCCTGATCTACTCGCCTCCTTTCCGGTAAGACAAACTTGTCAAAGGGCGCAGATCATGTCTGCGCCCTTTGCACATCAGACGACCGCGATTGCCAAACAGCCGCAAGAGCTGAAAAAAATAACTGGCCGCACAACGGGGAAGTTCCTAGATGACAACGCTTTCTGACCCTCCACGGGGTTCGTTCAACCTGTCGATGCTGATCAACGATACGCGCTACAGGTCTTACACATTTCAGGCTCTGGCGCTTTTGGCCCTGATCGTGTCCTTTTCATACCTTGGCAGCAATCTGGCGCAAAACCTGCGCGATGCCGGCCTGAATATTTCTTACGAATTCCTTAGGAATCCGGCGGGCTATGATATCAACCAGCAGCCGATCCCCTATAACAGCCAGGACACGCATCTGCGTGCATCTATCGTTGGCGCGCTGAATACGCTGATTGTCGCGTTTCTGGCCTGTGTAACGGCCACTGTGCTGGGCGTGATCGCCGGTGTTCTGCGTCTTTCCAACAACTGGATCGTCGCCAAACTGATGAGTGTTTACGTCGAGATTTTCCGGAACATTCCGGTTCTGATCTGGCTGATCATCATCTTTACGATCACGGCCAACATCTTTCCCAACATCTCGGATTACCGCGGGGACGATCCTGAACGGTCGCTGCTATTGGGCAGCATGGCCTTTACCAACCAGGGCGTGTTTGTTCCGGCCCTGATATTCGAAGCCGGCGGCTGGGCGGTGTTCGGGGTGTTTATCGCCTCGATCTTTGGCGTTTTCATGGTACGCCGCCACGCACGACTGAAACTGTTCAACGAAGGCAAGGTGGTTCCGGTTCTATGGCCGTCCATCGCCATCCTGATCGTGCCCACCGTCATCGCCTATTACGCGCTGGGGCGTCCGATCGCACTCGACATGCCGGTGATGGGCCGGTTCCGGTTCGAAGGCGGGTTGCAGCTGCGCACATCGTTCATCGCGCTGTGGTTCGCGCTGGCGATCTACACAGGTGCCTTTATCGCGGAAAACGTTCGCGCCGGTATTCTTGCCGTCAGCAAGGGCCAGACCGAAGCTGCGGCTGCGCTGGGCTTGCGCCCGCGCCGGATCATGAACCTTGTGATCCTGCCGCAGGCGCTGCGGGTGATCATCCCGCCGCTGATTTCGCAATATCTCAACATCACCAAGAACTCGTCCCTCGCGATTGCCGTGGGGTACATGGATCTGACCGGTACACTGGGCGGCATCACGCTGAACCAGACAGGCCGCGCGATCGAATGCGTGCTGTTGCTGATGTTGTTCTATCTCACGTTCTCACTGTCGATTGCGGCGATCATGAACGTCTACAACAACAAAATGAAACTGAAGGAGCGGTGAAATGAGTGAAACACATGCACATACCGTCGCCTTCGTACGCGAAACTCAACTGCCCCAGATGGATCCCCCTCCGGGTGAAACCGGGGCTGTAAAATGGGTGCGTGAAAACCTGTTTTCAGGCTGGTTCAACACGATCATGACGGTCATATCGCTTTATGTGATCTACCGTCTGGCCGCGGGTATCTTTCCGTGGATCGTGAACGGCGTCTGGACGGCAGACAGCATCCGCGAATGCCGCACGATGATCGGGGATACCGGCGGCGGCTGTTTCGCCGTGATCAAGGAGCGCTGGCAGCAGATGCTGTTCGGATTCCAGTATCCAAGCGATCAGTACTGGCGTCCGACGGTGGCCTTCATTCTGTTGTTCGTTGCCGTGGCTCCGGTGCTGTTCATGCATCTGCCGCGAAAACTGCTGATCTTTACCGGCATCTATCCGTTTCTGGCCTTCTGGCTGATCTGGGGCGGCTCGATCCTTGTGCCGATTCTTGCGGCTGTGGGCCTGATCGTGGGTTACTTCGCCTTCAAGCGCTTCGAGCGTATCGGTTTTATGGCCGGGCTTGGCCTGGGTCTGGTGGCCACGGTAATCACGTGGTGGGTTGGTGGCTTTGTGACCGGCGCAATGTCGGGGTTTGTGGCACTTGAACCTGTGGCCAGCCGGGATATGGGGGGCTTCATGCTCAACATGATCCTGGGCACGATCTGTGTGTCGCTGTCCTTGCCCATCGGGATCATGCTGGCGCTGGGGCGGCAATCGCATCTGCCGATTGTGAAATGGATCTGCGTTGTCTTCATCGAATTCGTGCGCGGTGTGCCGTTGATCACCCTGCTGTTCGTGGCAAACGTGGTTCTGGCCTATTTCTTTCCGCCCGGCACGGCGCTTGATCTGATCCTGCGTGTGATCATCATGATCACCATGTTCTCGTCGGCCTATATCGCAGAGGTGATCCGGGGCGCGCTGGCGGCCCTGCCACGCGGCCAGTACGAGGCGGCGGACAGTCTGGGGCTGGATTACGCGCAATCCATGCGGCTGATCATTCTGCCGCAGGCGCTGAAAATCTCGATCCCGGGCATCGTGAACGTGGCGGTTGGTCTGTTCAAGGACACCACGCTTGTGTCCGTGATTTCGATGTTCGACCTTGTCGGCATGATCCGCGGGCCCATCCTGTCATCAACAGACTGGGCGGGCGTCTACTGGGAACTCTGGGCCTTTGCGGCCGGGCTGTTCTTTGTCGTCTGCTACGGCATCTCGCAATACTCTCAATGGTTGGAGCGCAAGCTTCAGACCGGCCACCGATAAGGAAGGGCTGATAAAATGGCTGAACAAGCACAAGAAATGAAAATCTCGAACGAAGTCGCCATTTCGATTGAGAAAATGAACAAATGGTACGGCACCTTCCACGTGCTGCGCGATATCGATCTGACAGTGTATCAAGGCGAACGGATCGTGATTGCGGGCCCGTCGGGGTCGGGCAAATCCACGCTGATCCGCTGCATCAATGCGCTTGAGGAACACCAGCAGGGTTCCATCACGGTGGACGGCACGTTGCTGTCCTCCGATCTCAAGAACGTCGACAAGATCAGGTCCGAGGTCGGAATGTGTTTCCAGCATTTCAACCTGTTTCCGCATCTGTCGATCCTTGAAAACTGCACGCTGGCCCCGATCTGGGTGCGCAAAACGCCCAAGAAGGAAGCCGAAGAAATCGCGATGCACTTCCTTGAAAAGGTCAAGATCCCCGATCAGGCCAACAAATACCCCGGCCAGTTGTCGGGCGGACAGCAGCAGCGGGTGGCGATTGCACGGTCGCTGTGCATGCGCCCGCGCATCATGTTGTTTGACGAACCGACATCGGCGCTGGACCCCGAAATGATCAAAGAGGTTCTGGACACGATGGTCGAGCTTGCCGAAGAAGGCATGACGATGCTGTGTGTGACCCACGAAATGGGCTTTGCCCGTCAGGTGGCGAACCGCGTGATCTTCATGGACGAAGGCCAGATTGTCGAACAGAACGAACCGGAAGAGTTCTTTAACAACCCGAAATCCCCCAGAACCAAGCTGTTCCTCAGCCAGATTCTGGGCCACTGACGGGCGGATCGGGACCAAAAGACGATTAAAGGCGGGCCAGTGCCCGCCTTTTTTACTTTCAGACGCCGGGCAATTCGCGCGGGATCACGAAATCCTGCACCGTGCCCTGCCCGATCCTGACATCGCGCCAGTTGTCCACGTCAAATTGGATAACGGTGGTCGCGCCGGTCGGGTAATCCAGAAATCGCGGATGCGCAGGTGATGCGTTGACCAGACGTTCGACAAAGTCGGCAATGCCGGGGTTGTGCCCCAGCATCAGCACGCATTTGCCATCGGCCCCCTGCAGCACATCCAGCATTCGTTCGGCACCGGCATGGTACAGCGCACGGGTGTATTCGGGCGTGACGGACAGGTTCAGCCCCTCGACCGTTTCCTGCGTGCGCGTCGCCGTTGAACTGATCACGCAATCGGGCAGGTATCCTTTGGTGCGCAGCCAGTCGTCCAGAGCGCGGGCCGAGGCGATACCGCGTTTGTTCAACGGGCGGTCATGATCGGACAGCATGAAATCATCCCAACTGGATTTCGCGTGGCGCATCAGGATCAGGGTGCGGGTCATGGGGCGATAAACCTTTGCATGTGATAGGCCGATTGTGCCGGCAGGCGGCCAAAGCTGCGCGATACGGGGCAGGCGCGGCGCGCGGCGCACCCGCTGGTCATGCAGGCGACGCTGTCTTCGGTTGTGATATGGCTTTTGCAGCGCGCCACGTCATATTCCCTGCCCGACAAGGCGCTGACCGGACAGGCCGACAGACAGGGTTGATCCGTGCAGGTCAGGCAGAGCGCATCAGGCGGCGTGGGCAGATCGATATGCACAGGCAACGCCAGCGCACCACGGATTGACACGAACAATCCGGCGCGGTCATGCACCAGAAACAGAATGGGCGACGGGTGCAATCGGCCAGTGCGGGTGGCCCATTCGAAAAACGGCAGATGCGGCGGCCCGCCAAACGGGTACAGCGCCGTGCCTTGTATTTCATCTGCCCAGCCGCCGATCACGCGCGCCGACCAGCGATCAACCGGGTCGGGCAGCCCGTCGCGGCCTTCGGGTTCCGATTGCAGGTGCGGCCAGAACGCAGGTTCGTTCGGCCCCAGCAGCAGCAGCGTCTTGCAGTTTGACAGATCCGGATCATCCGCATCGGGATGAAACCCGCCCAAAATGGTCAGCTGGCGCGCCAGTGCCGCCTGTTCCAGATCGTCATAGGTCATTTGCGCTGGAACGGCAGGCGCAAGGACCAGCCCAGCCGGCTGGGCCGGTCATCCTGCCATTCCAGACCAATCTGCATCTGTGTGTGCCCTGCGGCAGGTTGCGCCAGATAAGTGCCGAACAGCCGATCCCACACTGACAGGGCAAAGCCGTAATTTGTGTCATGTTCGGCGCGATGCACCGAATGATGCACCCGGTGCATATCCGGCGTCACCAGAACCTTGCGCAATATCGCGTCCAGCCATAGGGGCAGGCGGATATTGGCATGGTTGAACATTGCCGTTCCGTTCAGAAGAATTTCAAACAGGATCACCGCCAGCGCGGCGGGCCCCAGCAGATAGACCAGCCCGATTTTCAGCACCATAGACAGCGCGATTTCCACCGGATGAAAGCGGATCGCGGTGGTCACATCAATATCGACATCGGCGTGATGCACGCGGTGAAGCCGCCACAACAGCGGCACCTTGTGGGTGATCAGATGCTGCAACCAGATCGCGAAATCAAAGATCAGAACGGCCAGCACCACCTCGAACCAGACGGGCCAGCCGACGATGTTGAAAAGGCCCCAGCCTTGCGCGCTTGCATCCAGCGCCGCGCCCACCGCGAGCAGCGGCAGGCCAAAGGCCAGCGCGCGCAGGGTCAGTGTGTTCAGGATGGTGATGCCCCAGTTCGTGATCCAGCGGGTGCGGCGCGGCTGGCGGCGGTCGCGCCGCGGGGCCAGCGCCTCAAGCGTGGCAAACAGGGCAAACAGCCCCAGAAATATCCCCAGACGTATGGCGGCTTCGTGTTCCATGAAATGAACCTAACCACCGGGGGCGCGCAGGCAAGGGGCGCGGTCACACATTCGCGTTGGCCCGGGCCTAACCGGCACGGATGATGCTGCCTGCACCGTGTTCCGTAAACAGTTCCAGCAGGCAGGCATTGGGCGCGCGTCCGTCCAGAATAACGGCGGCGCGCACGCCCCCGTTCAATGCATCCAGTGCGGTTTCCGTTTTCGGGATCATGCCACCGACGATGGTGCCGGCTTTGGTCATCTCGTGGATTTGCGTCGCGGTTAGTTCCGTCACGACTTCGCCGCTGTCATCCTTGACGCCCGATACATCCGTCAGCAGCAACAACCGATCTGCCTTAAGCGCGGCGGCAATGGCACCGGCGGCGGTATCGCCGTTGATGTTATAGGTTTTTCCATCCACGCCCACGCCCAGCGGCGCAATAACGGGGATGTATTCCCGTTCACCCAGATCGCGCAGCACGCGCGGGTTGATAGTATCGGGCGTGCCAACAAAGCCCAGATCGGGGTGGGTGGGTGTGCAGGTGATCAATCCGGCATCCTTGCCCGACAGGCCGATCGCGCGCCCGCCCTGTGCGTTGATGGCCTGCACGATCCGTTTGTTGACCAGACCGCTTAGCACCATTTCGACCACATCCATCGTCGCGGCATCGGTCACCCGTTTGCCATGCACGAAATCGGATTTGATGTTCAGCTTGTCCAGCATCGCATTGATCATCGGGCCGCCGCCATGCACCACCACCGGATTGACCCCCACCTGCCGCATCAGCACGACATCGCGGGCGAATTCATCCATCGCTTCGTCGCTACCCATGGCGTGACCGCCCAGCTTGATCACAATGGTCGCGTCAGCGTAGCGCTGCAAATAGGGCAGCGCCTGATTAAGGGTGCGGGCAGTGGCGATCCAGTCACGGTTCATGTCTTGTTTCTTCATCTTTTGACCCATTTGCACAGGGGGTAGCGAAAACAACCGCAACTTACCACTAAAGCGTGGCGATGATATTGCGCAATGTGGCGATCCCGTCGCCCTTTTCGGATGAGGTCAGCACGATCTCGGGAAAGGCGGCCGGATGTTTGGCAAGCGCGGCGCGAACCTGATCCAGAACCTTGTCCAGATCGCGGGCCTTGACCTTGTCGGCCTTGGTCAGCACGCACTGGAATGTGACGGCCGCGCCGTCCAGAAGGGCCAGAATTTCCTGATCGACCGATTTGATCCCGTGGCGCGCGTCAATCAGCACAAAGGCGCGGCGCAGCGTCTGACGGCCCGACAAGTACTGTTTCAGCAGCCGCTGCCATTTTTCGATCACCGGCAGCGGCGCATTGGCATAGCCGTATCCCGGCAGGTCGACCAGATAGTGGCTATCGGCCAGCGTGAAAAAGTTGATTTCCTGCGTTCGTCCGGGTGTATTTGAAGCCCGCGCCAGCCCCTTGCGGCCCGTCAACGCATTGATCAGCGTTGATTTCCCCACATTCGAACGCCCGGCGAAACACACCTCGGTCCGGTCGGCGGGGGGCAGGCCCGACATGGCAACCACGCCTTTCAGGAAATCGGTCTGGCCCGCAAACAGGATGCGGCCCAGTTCGGCCTCGGCGGCATCGGGCGTTTCGGCGATGGGAAAGGGCAGGGTCATATCGTTCCTTTCACCGGATCACCGACAGACAAGGCGCCACCCTCCACAACCTCGGCGTAGACGCCGAAATCCTGATGGTTCCAACCGGTTTTCAGCGTGCCCAGCGTGTCGGCATCGCGCAGGCCGGTTCTGGGATTGGCGGCGGTGTGCATGCAGCGTTCGATGCGTTCCTTGACCTGAAACACAACATCGCCGATTTGCACGGTTTTTCCGATCCAGTCGAATTCTTCCCACGGGGCCAGACCGTCAAACCAGATATTGCCGCGCCAGCGCTCGATCTCCAGCGGGCGGCCCAGTTTCTGGCTGACCGCGCGGTGCGAACTCATGTTCATGATCGAAACCGAAGGGAAATCGGAATCCGTCATGCCGCGATCGGTGGCTTTGACCACGGCATTGTGCTGTGCACGGTTTTGCGGTGCCAGGGGGCGCACCCAGTCCAGAAACCGTTTGGCATCTTCCGGGTCATCGGGGCAAAACCGCAATTCGCCCAATGTGTCATGGCGCAGCGTCACCGATTGTTGTGCCGCGTCGTACTGCGCCCACAATCCGGCCAGAGCAGGCGCGCGTGTGCCGATCATGAAATTCTGGCAAGGTGCCCAGTCGCCGCCGGCATAGGCGCTGTTGTCATGGGTGACGGCCCACACGCGATCCCCCGGCATGGTTCTACCCGCGCTTAAAATCACCGTCTCCAGCGCTTCGCGCCCGTGGCTTTTGACCGGATGACGCCAGAGAGAGGTGACAGCGCCGGTCATTTCGCGTCTGGTTTCGGCTTTTTCTTAAAGCTGCCTTTGATGTTGCCGAACACATCGGGTTTGTACCCTTGCGAGCGCATGATCAGGTACTGCTGGGTAAATGTGATCGTGTTGTTCGCGATCCAGTAAACCACCAGACCGCTGGCAAAGCCGCCCAGCATGAACATGAACACCCAAGGCATCCACGCAAAAATCATCTGCTGTGTCGGGTCTGTGGGGGCGGGGTTCAGCTTTTGCTGCAACCACATGGAAATGCCCAGCAACAGCGGCAGGATCCCGATAAAGATCAGCGCCATGATTGTGCCCGGCTCTGGTGCCGCGACAGGCAGCAGGCCGAACAGGTTGAACAGGCTGGTCGGGTCGGGGGCAGACAGATCCTGAAACGGGCCAAAGAATGGCGCATGACGCAATTCGATGGTGACAAAGATCACCTTGTAGAGCGAAAAGAAGATCGGAATTTGCAGCAGGATCGGCAAACAGCCCGAGGCGGGGTTTACCTTTTCCTTCTTGTACATTTCCATCATGCCCTGTTGCAGCTTCTGCTTGTCGTCGCCTGCCGCTTCCTTCAGCTTTTCCATCTGGGGCTGAAGCTCTTTCATCTTGGCCATGGACACGTAGGATTTATAGGCCAGCGGGAACAGCAGCGCCTTGATGATCAGCGTCAGGCCGATGATCGACCAGCCCATATTGCCGATCAGCTTGTTCAATTCGTGCAGCAGCCAGAAGATCGGCTTGGTCAGGAAAAAGAACCAGCCCCAGTCGATGCTGTCGATAAAGCCGGCAACCCCGGCATTCTGGTATTCGCGGATGGTTTCCCATTCCTTGGCGCCGGCGAACAGTTGCGATGACACCTCAACACTTTGGCCGGGGGCAACGGTTTGTGTCGGTTTCACGATCTCGGTCTGGTAGATATCTGTTTTGGCGACATATTTCGCCGTCAGACGGAACGCAGCGCTTTGATCGGGGATCAGGGTCGTCATCCAGAAGTGATCGGTAAACCCGATCCAGCCTTCGGTTACGCCGTCAATCCGCTCTGCCGGTGTGCCTTCACGCTCGTCGACCGCGAAATCGGGCATATCGGAATAGTCGATTTCGGCCAGTTCGCCGTCGGCCATCGAAACCACGCCTTCGTGCAGAATAAAGAAGTTTTTAAGGCCGTCAGGTTCGCCATGGCGCGCCAGAATGCCGTAGGGGGCCATGCTGGCGGGGGCATCGCCGGTGTTTTCCACGGCCTGCGTGATCTTGAACATATAGTCGGCATCCACCGCGATGGTGCGGCGAAAAATCAGGCCTTTGCCGTTGTCCCAGACCAGCGTGACGGGGGTGTCGGGCGTCAGCGTGGCACCGCTTTCGATGGCCCATTGCGTATTGGCGCCGGGCACGTCCTCCAGCGTCAGGCCGGCACCGGGGGCCCAGCCGAACAACGCATAATAGGCTTTGTCGCTGCCGACGGGCGACAGCATTGTTACAATCTCGGAATCCGGATCCTGGGTAACGCGGTAATCGGACAGCGACAGATCGTCGATCCGGCCACCCAGCAGGGAAATCGTGCCGCGCACGCGCGGGGTCTGGATCGGAACGCGCGGTGCATCGGCCAGTGCGGCCGCGCGGGTTTCTTCGGCTGTTGCGGCTGTCACAGGGGTGCCGGCAGGGGCCGCTGGTGTATCGGCCACGGGCACGCCGGTATCGGAGACGGCAGCGGGTGTTGTAACGTCTGTCGGCGTGGGTTCGGGCGGCGGGAACAGGATGAACCAGACAAGAATGACGATAAAGCTGAGCGCGGTCGCGACAATGAGGTTCTTGTTCTGATCGTCCATCGGGGACTGCTGCCTTCTGCTGATTGGGGCCAATTACGGGTCAGGCCGGTTCAACAGAGTGCGGCCCCAAAGGTCAAGCAGATTCGGCCGGTTTGAGAGGGCAATTTCGCGTGAAACCGGTGCAAGAGCATCGCAAACATGCCGGTTTTCGCCTGTTTCAGGCCGTGCCGCCGATGCGGGGCGGATCGGTCAGTTTCGCCTCGTGGCGGGTGATCCAGTCCAGTGTCTGGTCAAACGGCATCGGGCGGGCAATACCGAACCCCTGCACATGATCGCAACCCAATTGCGCCAGCAGCGCATGTTCGCCCACCGTTTCCACACCTTCGGCCAGCGTTTCAAGGTTCAGCCGTTCCGCCATTGTCAGGATCGCGCCGATCATGCGTGGTTGTTCCGCGTCGCGGTCGGCCTTGATCACAAAGGACCGGTCAATCTTGATCCGGCTGATGGCAAAGCGCCGCAACGACGAGATTGAGGCGTGTCCCGTTCCGAAATCATCCAGATCGATAGGACAGCCAAGGGCCGCAAGCCCGTTGATATTGCGTGTCACCGTGTCATCGGGCGAGTCTGTGACAACGGTTTCCAGAATTTCCACCGCCAGCCTGTCCGGCGTCAGGTCAAACCGGTCCAGCTCCCATTTTACTTTTTCGACAAGGCGGGGATTGTGCAGTTCGGGGCCGGCAAAATTGACGCCAACCTGCGGCACGCTGACGCCGGCCCCATCCCAAGCCTTAAGCGCTGTCAGCGCGTGATACATCATCACTTCGGCCAGCCGTTCCAGCAACCCCGCCTGTTCCATCACAGGCAGGAATTCCTCTGGTGAAATCAGGCCACGCTCGGGATGGGTCCAGCGGGCCAGCGCTTCGAACCCGGTTACCTTGCCGGTGTCGGTTGAAATCTGCGGCTGATACCACGGTTGAAGCTGGCCGGTTTCAAGCGCCTTGGCTGCATCTTCGCGCAGGGATGATTTCAACGTCTCCCGGCGCTGCATGTCTGCCGAATAGGCCCGGATCGAAGAGGGCCCGTGGCGTTGTGCCTCGGCCAGGGCAGAGGCGGCGGCCTGTACCCAGCCCTTTGCCGTTTTGCCCGCCGCCTTGCTGCGCAGGCAAAACCCGACCGAACAGGACATGTAAAGCGCCGTGCCGTCGACTGAAACCGGTTCTTCCACCGCAGATTGCAACCGTCCTGCCAATTGGATGCACAGTTCCAGATCAAGCTGGCGCACCGGCATCAGGCAGATCGCAAACTGGCTGTCGCCATAGCGCGCGACGCTGTCATTGTCGCGCAGAACGGCGACGATGCGTTCGCCGGTGCGCGCGACTACGTGATCGGCGGCGGCCTGCCCGTGGCGTGTAACTAGGTCGCGATAGTCATCCAGTTCCAGCAAAAAGGCCGCGGAATGGTGCCCCGATTGCGCGGTCACCTCGTGCACCTGAGACACAATGCCGTCAAACCCGTCCCGCAGCAGCAAGCCCGACACGCTGTCGCGCGGCAGGGTCATGCCGCGCTGCACAACGGGGAAAATACCCCCCAGCGCGAACACCAGCGGAATGGCCAGCGCCACGGCCATCAAGGCGAGTTCCCCACCGACCCAGTAGGCCGCAAGCGTTGCCGCCGGCAAAAAGGCCAGCAAGGCTGGTGACAGCAGCACCGATTGCATCCTGTCGCGCAAAGGGGCCGTTTTGGATTTGGAATGCCGGTGCATAAGCGGGCCTTTCGATCGACGGTGAACAACACGTCGCGCAAAATAGGGCCGCAAGGATCAGGGCGGGGTTAACGCCGGCACAGGAACTTGCAGGTCTTTGCCTAAACTTGTTCCGAATTGTCGCCGGCGAGACGGGTCAGCCCGGCAAAATCGAACAGCGCCGGATCCAGCAGATGCGAGGGGCGGGCGTTCATCAGGGCCCGGAACATCACCTGACGCCGCCCCGGGCTGCGGGTTTCCCATTCATCCAGGATCGCCTTGACCTGCTGGCGTTGCAGCCCGTCCTGCGATCCGCACAGATCGCAGGGAATGATCGGATATTGCATCGCGGCGGCGAATTTTTCGCAATCCGCCTCCGCCACATGGGCCAGCGGGCGATAGACGAACAGATCGCCCTCTTCGTTCAGCAGCTTTGGCGGCATCGTCGCCAGACGCCCGCCGTGAAACAGGTTCATGAAAAAAGTTTCAAGAATATCGTCGCGGTGATGGCCCAGAACGACGGCACTGCACCCTTCTTCACGCGCGATCCGGTAAAGATTGCCACGCCGCAGCCTTGAGCACAGCGCGCAGAAGGTACGCCCTTGTGGTATCTTGTCCATCA harbors:
- a CDS encoding MOSC domain-containing protein, with protein sequence MTGAVTSLWRHPVKSHGREALETVILSAGRTMPGDRVWAVTHDNSAYAGGDWAPCQNFMIGTRAPALAGLWAQYDAAQQSVTLRHDTLGELRFCPDDPEDAKRFLDWVRPLAPQNRAQHNAVVKATDRGMTDSDFPSVSIMNMSSHRAVSQKLGRPLEIERWRGNIWFDGLAPWEEFDWIGKTVQIGDVVFQVKERIERCMHTAANPRTGLRDADTLGTLKTGWNHQDFGVYAEVVEGGALSVGDPVKGTI
- the yidC gene encoding membrane protein insertase YidC, which codes for MDDQNKNLIVATALSFIVILVWFILFPPPEPTPTDVTTPAAVSDTGVPVADTPAAPAGTPVTAATAEETRAAALADAPRVPIQTPRVRGTISLLGGRIDDLSLSDYRVTQDPDSEIVTMLSPVGSDKAYYALFGWAPGAGLTLEDVPGANTQWAIESGATLTPDTPVTLVWDNGKGLIFRRTIAVDADYMFKITQAVENTGDAPASMAPYGILARHGEPDGLKNFFILHEGVVSMADGELAEIDYSDMPDFAVDEREGTPAERIDGVTEGWIGFTDHFWMTTLIPDQSAAFRLTAKYVAKTDIYQTEIVKPTQTVAPGQSVEVSSQLFAGAKEWETIREYQNAGVAGFIDSIDWGWFFFLTKPIFWLLHELNKLIGNMGWSIIGLTLIIKALLFPLAYKSYVSMAKMKELQPQMEKLKEAAGDDKQKLQQGMMEMYKKEKVNPASGCLPILLQIPIFFSLYKVIFVTIELRHAPFFGPFQDLSAPDPTSLFNLFGLLPVAAPEPGTIMALIFIGILPLLLGISMWLQQKLNPAPTDPTQQMIFAWMPWVFMFMLGGFASGLVVYWIANNTITFTQQYLIMRSQGYKPDVFGNIKGSFKKKPKPDAK
- a CDS encoding putative bifunctional diguanylate cyclase/phosphodiesterase, giving the protein MHRHSKSKTAPLRDRMQSVLLSPALLAFLPAATLAAYWVGGELALMAVALAIPLVFALGGIFPVVQRGMTLPRDSVSGLLLRDGFDGIVSQVHEVTAQSGHHSAAFLLELDDYRDLVTRHGQAAADHVVARTGERIVAVLRDNDSVARYGDSQFAICLMPVRQLDLELCIQLAGRLQSAVEEPVSVDGTALYMSCSVGFCLRSKAAGKTAKGWVQAAASALAEAQRHGPSSIRAYSADMQRRETLKSSLREDAAKALETGQLQPWYQPQISTDTGKVTGFEALARWTHPERGLISPEEFLPVMEQAGLLERLAEVMMYHALTALKAWDGAGVSVPQVGVNFAGPELHNPRLVEKVKWELDRFDLTPDRLAVEILETVVTDSPDDTVTRNINGLAALGCPIDLDDFGTGHASISSLRRFAISRIKIDRSFVIKADRDAEQPRMIGAILTMAERLNLETLAEGVETVGEHALLAQLGCDHVQGFGIARPMPFDQTLDWITRHEAKLTDPPRIGGTA
- the ttcA gene encoding tRNA 2-thiocytidine(32) synthetase TtcA, whose translation is MLDDNQDIHPLFAGAPRSTEFKKLRKRIVRHTREAIEQYGMIERGARWLVCLSGGKDSYTLLAVLHELQWRGLLPVDILACNLDQGQPGFPATVLPDFLKRMDVPHRIEYQDTYSIVMDKIPQGRTFCALCSRLRRGNLYRIAREEGCSAVVLGHHRDDILETFFMNLFHGGRLATMPPKLLNEEGDLFVYRPLAHVAEADCEKFAAAMQYPIIPCDLCGSQDGLQRQQVKAILDEWETRSPGRRQVMFRALMNARPSHLLDPALFDFAGLTRLAGDNSEQV